Proteins encoded by one window of Deinococcus radiodurans R1 = ATCC 13939 = DSM 20539:
- the holA gene encoding DNA polymerase III subunit delta translates to MPVLAFTGNRFLADETLRDTLSARGLNARDLPRFSGEDVSAETLGPHLAPSLFGDGGVVVDFEGLKPDKALLELLSSAPVTVAVLDEAPPATRLKLYQKAGEVIPSAAPSKPGDVTGWVVTRAKKMGLRLERDAASYLAEVFGADLAGIAGELNKLELLGGALNRERVQGIVGRDPPGDSFAMLGAATAGRPGEAVLQLRRLLGSGEDPFRLLGAVVWQYSLIARTVGLLQEEGRVNDAVAAQRLGVKPFPAKKALEVARRLSESRIRSHLGAILDADLAMKRGLDPQVALERLLVKLSV, encoded by the coding sequence ATGCCAGTCCTCGCCTTTACCGGCAACCGTTTTCTGGCTGACGAAACCCTGCGCGACACGCTGAGTGCGCGTGGGCTCAACGCCCGTGACCTGCCGCGCTTTTCCGGCGAGGACGTGAGCGCCGAGACGCTGGGGCCGCACCTCGCGCCGAGTCTCTTTGGCGACGGCGGCGTAGTCGTCGATTTCGAGGGCCTCAAGCCCGACAAGGCCCTGCTGGAGCTGCTTTCCTCGGCGCCCGTCACGGTGGCCGTGCTCGACGAGGCGCCGCCCGCAACCCGGCTCAAGCTCTATCAGAAGGCGGGCGAGGTTATCCCCTCGGCGGCCCCGAGTAAGCCCGGCGACGTGACCGGCTGGGTGGTCACGCGGGCCAAAAAAATGGGCCTGCGGTTGGAGCGCGACGCGGCGAGCTATCTGGCCGAGGTGTTCGGTGCCGACCTGGCGGGCATCGCGGGCGAGTTGAACAAGCTGGAGCTGCTCGGCGGCGCGCTGAATCGAGAACGGGTGCAGGGCATCGTGGGCCGCGATCCGCCCGGCGACTCGTTTGCCATGCTCGGCGCGGCGACGGCGGGCCGCCCCGGTGAAGCGGTGCTGCAACTGCGCCGCCTGCTCGGCTCGGGCGAAGACCCCTTCCGGCTGCTCGGCGCGGTGGTGTGGCAGTACAGCCTGATTGCCCGCACGGTCGGCCTGCTCCAGGAGGAAGGCCGCGTGAATGACGCGGTGGCCGCTCAGCGCCTGGGCGTCAAGCCCTTTCCGGCGAAAAAGGCGCTGGAAGTCGCGCGGCGCCTGAGTGAAAGCCGGATTCGCAGCCACCTGGGCGCCATTCTCGATGCCGACCTCGCCATGAAGCGCGGGCTGGACCCGCAAGTCGCCCTTGAGCGGCTGCTGGTCAAGCTGAGCGTATAG
- a CDS encoding YbjN domain-containing protein, which translates to METALLTLDTLAKYLQEKEVQLDIEENGGQRFIRMGWRFEMGDAAVLVSVNDGPNNTSRLEITCVTQKTYADRRAEVAMMLNDRNRERAFARSIDQEGNVWLEYVGFYPTLAEMPQETFDTLFGGVLMHFQDDYAALEGYVPQEGMQIQQPQA; encoded by the coding sequence ATGGAAACTGCTCTGCTTACCCTCGACACCCTCGCCAAGTACCTGCAAGAAAAAGAAGTTCAGCTCGACATCGAAGAAAACGGCGGCCAGCGCTTTATTCGCATGGGCTGGCGCTTCGAGATGGGCGACGCCGCCGTGCTGGTCTCGGTCAACGACGGCCCCAACAACACCAGCCGTCTGGAAATCACCTGCGTGACCCAGAAGACCTACGCCGACCGCCGCGCCGAAGTCGCCATGATGCTCAACGACCGCAACCGTGAGCGCGCCTTTGCCCGCAGCATCGACCAGGAAGGCAACGTCTGGCTGGAATACGTGGGCTTTTACCCCACCCTGGCCGAAATGCCCCAGGAAACCTTCGACACGCTGTTCGGCGGCGTGCTGATGCACTTCCAAGACGACTACGCGGCCCTTGAAGGCTACGTGCCCCAGGAAGGGATGCAGATTCAGCAGCCCCAGGCGTAA
- a CDS encoding M24 family metallopeptidase translates to MSKMDQLRPVLGRAGVDALWVSAPANVRWLSGFTSAEDGKVLVSPDGATLYTDARYTVQAQEESSLPQYIARPPATYEHAADTVRGLRVGFEAESLTVAELEDLRQAWPNSTLVALRGTLGGLRAVKTPEEIGAIRAAQDLADRVYTEVRPMIRAGVRELDVAVEIETRLRRAGGESAFELIVASGPNGAKPHGHASKRVIEDGDLVTIDMGARLGGYNSDMTRTVAVGTPSAEMKRVYDAVLEAEEAAIAAIRPGVRAADLDKLARDLLTRHGLGEAFAHSLGHGVGLEVHEGPGLRGTSQDVLEAGMVITIEPGAYLPGVGGVRIEDLILVTEDGYEVLSHSAKESV, encoded by the coding sequence ATGAGCAAAATGGATCAGTTGCGCCCCGTGCTGGGCCGGGCGGGGGTGGACGCCCTGTGGGTGAGTGCCCCGGCCAACGTACGCTGGCTCTCGGGCTTTACGAGTGCCGAAGACGGCAAGGTGCTGGTGTCCCCGGATGGCGCCACCCTCTACACCGACGCCCGCTACACCGTGCAGGCGCAGGAAGAATCGAGCCTGCCCCAGTACATAGCCCGCCCCCCCGCCACCTACGAGCACGCGGCGGACACGGTGCGCGGCCTGCGCGTGGGCTTCGAGGCCGAGAGCCTGACGGTGGCCGAACTCGAAGACCTGCGTCAGGCGTGGCCCAATTCCACGCTGGTGGCGCTGCGGGGTACGCTCGGTGGCCTGCGAGCCGTCAAGACACCCGAGGAAATCGGGGCGATTCGCGCCGCGCAGGACCTCGCCGACCGCGTGTACACCGAAGTGCGGCCCATGATTCGCGCGGGCGTGCGCGAACTCGACGTGGCGGTGGAAATCGAAACCCGATTGCGCCGCGCCGGGGGAGAAAGTGCCTTCGAGCTGATCGTGGCGAGCGGGCCGAACGGGGCCAAGCCGCACGGCCACGCTTCGAAGCGCGTGATTGAGGACGGCGACCTCGTGACCATCGACATGGGTGCCCGTCTCGGAGGTTACAACTCCGACATGACCCGCACCGTCGCCGTCGGCACCCCGAGCGCCGAGATGAAAAGGGTCTACGACGCGGTGCTGGAGGCCGAGGAAGCCGCCATCGCCGCCATCCGGCCCGGCGTGCGCGCCGCCGACCTCGACAAACTCGCCCGCGACCTGCTGACCCGCCACGGCCTGGGCGAAGCCTTCGCGCACTCGCTGGGGCACGGCGTCGGTCTGGAGGTCCACGAAGGCCCCGGCCTGCGCGGCACCAGCCAGGACGTGCTGGAGGCGGGTATGGTCATCACCATCGAACCCGGCGCCTACCTGCCCGGCGTGGGCGGCGTGCGCATCGAAGACCTGATTCTGGTGACGGAAGACGGTTACGAGGTGCTGAGCCACTCGGCCAAAGAAAGCGTGTGA
- the sucC gene encoding ADP-forming succinate--CoA ligase subunit beta gives MKLHEYQGKEVLRDFGVNVQDGKVATTPEEVQAIYKEYGQPVVVKAQVHVGGRGKAGGVKYSANEDKALENAKNILGMDIKGLTVNKVLVTKAVDIDAGTEYYVGMIVDRNVQSYTLMASAEGGMEIEEVAATNPEKIIRHRVDPVTGLRPYEAREVAIKAGFRGNLNKIADMMVKMSKAALERDAVLVEINPLFVDADGTPIALDTKFEIDDNAMYRHKDLAHYRELSAEHPLEVEASDYGFAYVKLDDGNVGVLGNGAGIVMTTLDVVNRAGAKPANFLDIGGGAKADVVYNAVKLVSKDPDVKAIFINIFGGITRADEVAKGVIRALDEGILTKPVRMRIAGTAEDEAKALLNEKNSDLIKMYPTMFEAANEAAKEANALGGK, from the coding sequence GTGAAACTCCACGAGTATCAGGGCAAGGAAGTGCTGCGCGACTTCGGCGTGAACGTGCAAGACGGCAAAGTGGCGACCACCCCCGAAGAAGTGCAGGCCATTTACAAGGAATACGGCCAGCCGGTCGTCGTCAAGGCGCAGGTGCATGTCGGCGGACGCGGCAAGGCCGGCGGCGTGAAGTACAGCGCCAACGAAGACAAGGCGCTGGAAAATGCCAAGAACATCCTGGGCATGGACATCAAGGGCCTGACCGTGAACAAGGTGCTGGTGACCAAAGCCGTCGATATCGACGCGGGCACCGAGTACTACGTGGGCATGATCGTGGACCGCAACGTCCAGAGCTACACCCTGATGGCCTCCGCCGAGGGCGGCATGGAAATCGAGGAAGTCGCCGCGACCAACCCCGAAAAGATCATCCGTCACCGCGTTGACCCGGTCACCGGCCTGCGTCCCTACGAAGCGCGTGAAGTCGCCATCAAGGCCGGCTTCAGGGGCAACCTGAACAAGATTGCCGACATGATGGTCAAGATGAGCAAGGCTGCGCTCGAGCGTGACGCCGTGCTGGTCGAAATCAACCCGCTTTTCGTGGACGCCGACGGCACCCCTATTGCGCTGGATACCAAGTTCGAGATCGACGACAACGCGATGTACCGCCACAAGGACCTCGCCCACTACCGTGAGCTGTCCGCCGAGCACCCGCTGGAAGTCGAAGCCAGCGATTACGGCTTCGCCTACGTGAAGCTGGACGACGGCAACGTCGGCGTGCTGGGCAACGGTGCGGGCATCGTGATGACCACCCTGGACGTGGTGAACCGCGCCGGGGCCAAGCCCGCCAACTTCCTCGACATCGGCGGCGGCGCCAAGGCCGACGTGGTGTACAACGCGGTCAAGCTGGTCAGCAAGGACCCCGACGTCAAGGCCATTTTCATCAACATCTTCGGTGGCATCACCCGCGCCGACGAAGTTGCCAAGGGCGTCATCCGCGCGCTGGACGAAGGCATCCTGACCAAGCCGGTTCGTATGCGCATCGCCGGCACTGCCGAAGACGAAGCCAAGGCGCTGCTGAACGAAAAGAACAGCGACCTGATCAAGATGTACCCCACCATGTTCGAAGCCGCGAACGAAGCGGCTAAAGAAGCGAACGCACTGGGAGGCAAGTGA
- the sucD gene encoding succinate--CoA ligase subunit alpha: MGILVDKNSKVIVQGMTGSEGAKHSRAMKEFGTQVVAGVTPGKGGQDFEGWPIYNSVAEAKEKHGANVSIIFVPPAGAADAVLEAAHAGIPLIVLITEGVPTVDMMRAVQEVKELDAHSKANGGQGVRLIGGNCPGLVTNGEAKVGIMPNRIYTNPGRIGLISRSGTLTYEAAKLLNDAGMGTSTTVGIGGDPVIGTTFADVLPMFEADEGTDAVVVIGEIGGADEEAAAEYIKNNMKKPVVAFISGRSAPAGKRMGHAGAIIMGDVGTPESKLAAFKAANVPVADTMPEIIDLVKQALNK; the protein is encoded by the coding sequence ATGGGCATTCTGGTTGACAAGAACAGCAAAGTGATCGTGCAGGGCATGACCGGCAGCGAAGGCGCCAAGCACAGCCGCGCGATGAAGGAATTCGGCACCCAGGTGGTCGCGGGCGTGACCCCCGGCAAGGGCGGCCAGGACTTCGAAGGCTGGCCGATCTATAACTCGGTTGCCGAAGCCAAGGAAAAGCACGGCGCCAACGTCTCGATCATCTTCGTGCCCCCGGCGGGCGCGGCGGACGCCGTGCTCGAAGCCGCGCATGCGGGCATCCCCCTGATCGTCCTGATCACCGAAGGCGTGCCCACCGTGGACATGATGCGCGCCGTGCAGGAAGTCAAGGAACTCGACGCACACAGCAAGGCCAATGGCGGCCAGGGCGTGCGCCTGATCGGCGGCAACTGCCCCGGTCTGGTGACCAACGGGGAAGCCAAGGTGGGCATCATGCCCAACCGCATCTACACCAACCCCGGACGCATCGGCCTGATCAGCCGCTCGGGCACCCTGACCTACGAAGCGGCCAAGCTGCTCAACGACGCGGGCATGGGCACCTCCACCACCGTCGGCATCGGCGGTGACCCCGTGATCGGTACGACCTTCGCCGACGTGCTGCCGATGTTCGAGGCCGACGAAGGCACCGACGCCGTGGTCGTGATTGGTGAAATCGGCGGCGCCGACGAAGAAGCCGCCGCCGAGTACATCAAGAACAACATGAAGAAGCCCGTCGTGGCCTTTATCTCGGGCCGCTCCGCTCCGGCGGGCAAGCGCATGGGCCACGCCGGCGCCATCATCATGGGCGACGTGGGCACCCCCGAAAGCAAGCTCGCCGCCTTCAAGGCCGCGAACGTGCCGGTGGCCGACACCATGCCCGAAATCATCGACCTGGTGAAGCAGGCGCTGAACAAGTAA
- a CDS encoding saccharopine dehydrogenase family protein has protein sequence MSKVIIIGAGGVANVTAKKCAQNDQVFSEVLIATRTVSKADKIVAEIHEHLPHSTCKFSTATVDADNVPALVELIKGFGPEMVINLALPYQDLTIMDACLETGVHYLDTANYEPKDVAKFEYSWQWAYQDRFKEKGLMALLGCGFDPGATQAMTAHLAKHHFSEIHYLDIVDCNNGNHGKAFATNFNPEINIREITANGRYFENGEWVETQPLEISQDIYYPNVATRKSYVLYHEELESIVKHFPTIKRARFWMTFGEAYIKHLNVLEGIGMTSIEPIEFRGQQIAPIEFLKAVLPAPESLAANYTGQTCIGVQAKGLGKDGQPNVHFVYNVKDHAECYREVQAQGVSYTTGVPAMIGAMLMLQGVWKQPGVWNVEQLDPDPFFTAMNRWGLPISELSGVELVKD, from the coding sequence GTGAGCAAAGTCATCATCATCGGGGCGGGCGGCGTGGCCAACGTCACCGCCAAAAAGTGCGCCCAGAACGACCAGGTGTTCAGCGAAGTCCTGATCGCCACCCGCACCGTCAGCAAGGCCGACAAGATCGTGGCCGAGATTCACGAGCATCTGCCGCACAGCACATGCAAGTTCAGCACAGCGACGGTGGACGCCGACAACGTGCCGGCGCTGGTGGAACTGATCAAGGGCTTCGGGCCCGAAATGGTCATCAACCTCGCGCTGCCGTATCAGGACCTCACCATCATGGACGCCTGCCTGGAAACCGGCGTGCATTACCTCGACACCGCCAACTACGAGCCCAAGGACGTGGCGAAGTTCGAGTATTCCTGGCAGTGGGCGTATCAGGACCGCTTCAAGGAAAAGGGCCTCATGGCACTGCTCGGCTGCGGCTTCGACCCCGGCGCGACCCAGGCGATGACCGCGCACCTCGCCAAGCACCACTTCTCCGAAATCCACTACCTCGACATCGTGGACTGCAACAACGGCAACCACGGCAAGGCGTTCGCCACCAACTTCAACCCCGAAATCAACATCCGCGAAATCACCGCCAATGGGCGCTACTTCGAGAACGGCGAGTGGGTCGAGACGCAGCCGCTCGAAATCTCGCAGGACATCTACTACCCCAACGTGGCCACTCGCAAGAGCTATGTGCTCTACCACGAGGAACTCGAATCCATCGTCAAGCACTTCCCGACCATCAAACGCGCCCGTTTCTGGATGACCTTCGGCGAGGCGTACATCAAGCACCTCAACGTGCTGGAAGGCATCGGCATGACCTCCATCGAACCGATCGAGTTCCGGGGGCAGCAGATCGCGCCGATCGAGTTCCTCAAGGCGGTGCTGCCGGCGCCCGAATCGCTGGCTGCCAATTACACCGGCCAGACCTGTATTGGCGTGCAGGCCAAGGGCCTCGGCAAGGACGGCCAGCCGAACGTGCATTTCGTCTACAACGTCAAGGACCACGCCGAGTGCTACCGCGAGGTGCAAGCGCAGGGCGTCAGCTACACCACCGGCGTGCCCGCCATGATCGGCGCGATGCTGATGCTTCAGGGTGTCTGGAAGCAGCCCGGCGTGTGGAATGTGGAACAGCTCGACCCCGACCCCTTCTTCACCGCCATGAACCGGTGGGGCCTGCCCATCAGCGAACTCTCGGGCGTGGAGCTGGTCAAGGACTGA
- a CDS encoding acyl-CoA dehydrogenase, translating to MTDNGMSFAPSSEQRMILQHVRDFCRAEIAPRAAEYDRSGEYPREQLRGLAELGLLGATVPEEWGGAGLDSVTYALCLEEIAAADSSVAVIVSVQNGLPEQMILNYGTDAQREKYLRPLASGEHIGAFCLTEAHAGSDAASLRLKAERDGDDWVLNGAKAWITSGNHADTFLVMARTGGPGARGVSCFIVERGTPGLSSGKPEHKMGQHAAQTTTVSFDNVRVPHANLVGEEGQGLIIALSSLDSGRIGIGMLGLGIARSALEHAAAYANEREQFGKKIREFEGVSFKIARMAARIESARLVGLKAAWLKDQGQPFSKEASIAKLLGSEAAVDVTRDAVQIFGGNGYSAEYPVEKLYRDAKITEIYEGTSEIQQLVISRAVFAELEK from the coding sequence ATGACCGACAACGGAATGAGCTTTGCGCCCAGCAGCGAGCAGCGCATGATTTTGCAGCACGTCCGCGATTTTTGCCGGGCCGAGATTGCGCCGCGCGCCGCCGAGTACGACCGCAGCGGCGAGTACCCCCGCGAGCAACTGCGCGGACTGGCCGAACTCGGCCTGCTGGGCGCCACCGTGCCCGAGGAATGGGGCGGCGCGGGCCTGGACTCGGTGACCTACGCGCTGTGCCTGGAAGAAATCGCCGCCGCCGACTCCAGCGTGGCCGTTATCGTCAGCGTGCAAAACGGCCTGCCCGAGCAGATGATCCTGAACTACGGCACGGACGCGCAGCGCGAAAAGTACCTGCGCCCGCTGGCGAGCGGCGAACACATCGGCGCGTTTTGCCTCACTGAAGCCCACGCGGGCAGCGACGCCGCCAGCCTGCGCCTGAAGGCCGAGCGCGACGGCGACGACTGGGTACTGAACGGGGCCAAAGCCTGGATCACCAGCGGCAACCACGCCGACACCTTCCTCGTCATGGCACGAACCGGCGGCCCTGGCGCGCGCGGCGTGAGCTGTTTCATTGTGGAAAGGGGCACGCCCGGCCTGAGCAGCGGCAAGCCCGAGCACAAGATGGGCCAGCACGCCGCGCAAACGACCACCGTGTCCTTCGACAACGTGCGGGTGCCCCACGCCAATCTGGTCGGCGAGGAAGGCCAGGGCCTCATCATCGCGCTCTCCAGCCTCGATTCGGGCCGCATCGGCATCGGGATGCTCGGCCTCGGCATCGCCCGCTCGGCGCTCGAACATGCCGCCGCCTACGCCAACGAGCGCGAGCAGTTCGGCAAGAAAATCCGCGAGTTCGAGGGGGTGTCGTTCAAGATTGCCCGGATGGCCGCCCGCATCGAAAGCGCCCGGCTGGTCGGCCTGAAAGCCGCGTGGCTCAAGGACCAGGGCCAGCCCTTTTCCAAAGAAGCGAGCATCGCCAAACTGCTCGGCAGCGAGGCCGCCGTGGACGTGACGAGAGATGCCGTGCAGATTTTTGGCGGCAACGGCTACAGCGCCGAGTACCCGGTGGAAAAGCTCTACCGCGATGCCAAAATCACCGAAATCTACGAGGGCACCTCCGAGATTCAGCAGCTCGTCATCAGCCGGGCGGTGTTCGCGGAACTGGAAAAGTAA
- a CDS encoding PQQ-dependent sugar dehydrogenase gives MKRIGAAGLTALATVLGLLGAAQAQGGPVPQLRPPAGFKVSLYSSGFKQPRFMALSPSGDLFVSDPQAGTVVVVLDRNHDGAADRQVVYASGLNRPHGLAFHGGYLYVANTDGVVRFPYKAGDQKASGPAEKLLSLPGGGHWTRTVVFGPDGKMYVSAGSSCNVCEESDKRRAAVWVYDADGKNGKPYATGLRNAVGLEWFGGTLYATNNGRDELGDDLPPEGFYQLRSGAFFGWPYCYTVKAGQPQVWDRDFGKKNAATCRAATPAFALTTAHSAPLGMAFYTGKTFPASYRGQLFVGLHGSWNRSQKSGYKVISVDPKTGRVSDFLTGFLSGQDVLGRPVDLQVMPDGALLLTDDSAGRLWRIQYVGR, from the coding sequence ATGAAACGAATCGGTGCGGCGGGACTGACGGCGCTGGCGACGGTACTCGGACTCCTGGGCGCGGCGCAGGCGCAGGGCGGCCCCGTGCCGCAGCTCCGGCCCCCCGCCGGGTTCAAGGTGAGCCTCTACTCCAGCGGGTTCAAGCAGCCGCGCTTCATGGCGCTTTCGCCCTCGGGCGACCTGTTCGTGAGCGACCCGCAGGCGGGCACGGTGGTCGTCGTTCTCGACCGCAACCACGATGGGGCCGCCGACCGACAGGTGGTCTACGCCTCGGGCCTCAACCGCCCGCACGGGCTGGCGTTTCACGGCGGGTATCTCTACGTCGCCAACACCGACGGCGTGGTGCGCTTTCCCTACAAAGCCGGCGACCAGAAGGCGAGCGGACCGGCCGAAAAGCTGCTGAGTCTGCCGGGGGGCGGACACTGGACGCGCACGGTGGTCTTCGGGCCCGACGGCAAGATGTATGTCTCTGCCGGGAGTTCCTGCAACGTCTGCGAGGAAAGTGACAAGCGCCGCGCCGCCGTGTGGGTCTACGACGCCGACGGCAAAAACGGCAAGCCCTACGCCACCGGCCTGCGCAACGCGGTGGGGCTGGAGTGGTTCGGTGGGACCCTCTACGCCACCAACAATGGCCGCGACGAACTCGGCGACGACCTGCCGCCCGAGGGGTTTTACCAACTCAGGTCGGGGGCGTTTTTCGGCTGGCCCTACTGCTACACGGTCAAGGCCGGGCAGCCGCAGGTCTGGGACCGCGATTTCGGCAAGAAAAATGCCGCGACCTGCCGCGCCGCCACCCCCGCCTTCGCGCTGACCACCGCGCACTCGGCGCCGCTCGGCATGGCGTTCTATACCGGCAAAACTTTCCCGGCGAGCTACCGGGGCCAACTCTTCGTCGGGCTGCACGGCAGTTGGAACCGCTCGCAAAAAAGTGGGTACAAGGTCATCTCCGTTGACCCCAAAACGGGCCGGGTGAGCGATTTCCTGACCGGCTTTCTCAGCGGCCAGGACGTACTCGGGCGCCCGGTGGACCTTCAGGTGATGCCTGACGGGGCGCTGCTGCTCACCGACGACAGCGCGGGGCGGCTCTGGCGCATTCAGTACGTGGGGCGCTGA
- a CDS encoding metallophosphoesterase family protein produces MRVAVITDSHGNAYALEATLREVHAAAPDLIVNLGDQIEGCADPARAAALQADLGALEVRGNNEEKLWPDGRRTPLAQEVGAWLAAQVSPADRERLAALPLTARVEGLFACHGTPESAWDSLLWVWDAAGGFYRSRDPRELRRMVEPLGAEVVVCGHTHRAGATRVGDTLVVNCGAISDQVDGDPRARWTLLERRGGGWNVEFHNVAYDIAGAVAWARAHSPFGDFEAHLLESGEMTGRGTGGI; encoded by the coding sequence ATGAGAGTCGCAGTCATCACCGACAGTCACGGCAACGCCTACGCGCTGGAGGCCACCTTGCGCGAGGTGCACGCCGCCGCGCCGGACCTGATTGTCAATCTGGGTGACCAGATCGAAGGCTGCGCCGACCCCGCCCGCGCCGCCGCCTTGCAAGCTGACCTCGGCGCCCTGGAAGTGCGGGGCAACAACGAGGAAAAACTGTGGCCGGATGGCCGCCGCACCCCGCTGGCTCAGGAGGTGGGCGCGTGGCTCGCCGCACAGGTCTCCCCTGCTGACCGCGAACGCCTCGCCGCGCTGCCGCTGACCGCCCGAGTGGAGGGGCTGTTCGCCTGTCACGGCACCCCGGAAAGTGCCTGGGACAGCCTGCTGTGGGTCTGGGACGCTGCGGGCGGCTTTTACCGCAGCCGTGACCCGCGCGAACTGCGGCGCATGGTCGAGCCGCTGGGCGCTGAGGTCGTCGTGTGCGGTCATACCCACCGCGCCGGGGCCACCCGCGTGGGCGACACTCTGGTCGTCAACTGCGGCGCCATCAGCGATCAGGTGGATGGTGATCCGCGTGCCCGCTGGACATTGCTGGAACGGCGGGGCGGGGGCTGGAACGTGGAGTTTCACAACGTGGCTTACGACATTGCTGGAGCCGTCGCCTGGGCGCGGGCGCACTCGCCGTTCGGAGACTTTGAGGCGCACCTGTTGGAGAGTGGGGAGATGACGGGGCGGGGGACGGGGGGCATTTAG
- a CDS encoding DUF2171 domain-containing protein produces the protein MTNDISGRIAEDLKNRLAQEGEHLQVKDKDGEHVGTVDHFDGNQLKLTRDDSTDGQHHYVALSQVESMDNVAVYLNVSRNDIK, from the coding sequence ATGACGAACGACATCAGTGGACGCATTGCCGAAGACCTCAAGAACCGTCTGGCCCAGGAAGGCGAGCACCTGCAAGTGAAGGACAAGGATGGCGAGCACGTCGGCACCGTGGACCACTTCGACGGCAACCAGCTCAAGCTGACCCGCGACGACAGCACCGACGGCCAGCACCACTACGTCGCCCTCTCGCAAGTCGAGAGCATGGACAATGTGGCCGTGTACCTCAACGTCTCGCGCAACGACATCAAGTAA
- the rsr gene encoding RNA-binding protein Rsr, which yields MKNLLRAINPLNRPQTERLDERQVRNNAGGFVYTVSDESRLTRFLVLGVDGGTFYASAQKHTVQATDFVRELVQRDAALALRVTLDVVRGQRAPKADPALLVLALIAKTAPNAADRKAAWDALPEVARTGTMLLHFLAFADALGGWGRLTRRGVANVYETADVDKLALWAVKYKARDGWSQADALRKAHPKTDDAARNAVLKFMVDGVLPKVDSPALRVIEGHLKATEAQTDAAAAALMQEYRLPLEAVPTHVRGAEVYRAAMQTNGLTWLLRNLGNLGRVGVLTPNDSATVQAVIERLTDPAALKRGRIHPLDALKARLVYAQGQGVRGKGTWLPVPRVVDALEEAFTLAFGNVQPANTRHLLALDVSGSMTCGDVAGVPGLTPNMAAAAMSLIALRTEPDALTMGFAEQFRPLGITPRDTLESAMQKAQSMSFGGTDCAQPILWAAQERLDVDTFVVYTDNETWAGQVHPTVALDQYAQKMGRAPKLIVVGLTATEFSIADPQRRDMLDVVGFDAAAPNVMTAFARGEV from the coding sequence ATGAAGAACTTGCTCCGTGCCATCAACCCCCTGAACCGCCCCCAGACCGAGCGCCTCGACGAGCGCCAGGTCAGGAACAACGCGGGCGGCTTCGTGTACACCGTCAGCGACGAGTCTCGCCTGACCCGGTTTCTGGTGCTGGGCGTGGACGGCGGCACCTTCTACGCCTCCGCGCAGAAACACACCGTGCAGGCCACCGACTTCGTGCGCGAGCTGGTACAGCGTGACGCGGCCCTCGCCCTGCGCGTCACGCTGGACGTGGTGCGCGGCCAGCGGGCGCCGAAGGCCGACCCCGCGCTGCTGGTGCTGGCGCTGATTGCCAAGACCGCGCCGAACGCGGCGGACCGCAAGGCCGCCTGGGACGCGCTGCCTGAGGTCGCCCGCACCGGCACGATGCTGCTGCACTTTCTGGCCTTTGCCGACGCGCTCGGGGGCTGGGGCCGCCTGACGCGCCGGGGCGTGGCGAACGTGTACGAAACGGCGGACGTGGACAAGCTGGCGCTGTGGGCCGTGAAGTACAAGGCCCGCGACGGCTGGTCCCAGGCCGACGCGCTGCGTAAGGCCCACCCCAAGACCGACGACGCGGCCCGCAACGCGGTGCTGAAGTTCATGGTGGACGGCGTGCTGCCCAAAGTGGACTCCCCCGCCCTGCGTGTCATCGAAGGCCACCTCAAGGCGACGGAAGCGCAGACCGACGCCGCAGCCGCCGCGCTGATGCAGGAGTACCGCCTCCCGCTGGAAGCCGTACCGACACACGTTCGCGGGGCCGAGGTGTACCGCGCCGCCATGCAGACCAACGGCCTAACCTGGCTGCTGCGCAACCTCGGCAACCTGGGCCGGGTGGGGGTGCTGACGCCCAACGACAGCGCCACCGTGCAGGCCGTCATAGAGCGTCTGACCGACCCCGCCGCGCTCAAGCGGGGCCGCATCCACCCGCTCGACGCGCTCAAGGCCCGCCTGGTCTACGCGCAGGGCCAGGGCGTGCGCGGCAAGGGCACCTGGCTGCCGGTGCCGCGCGTGGTGGACGCGCTGGAAGAGGCGTTTACCCTCGCTTTCGGCAACGTGCAGCCGGCGAACACCCGGCACCTGCTGGCGCTCGACGTGTCGGGCAGCATGACCTGTGGTGACGTGGCGGGCGTCCCTGGCCTGACCCCCAACATGGCCGCCGCCGCGATGAGCCTGATTGCCCTGCGCACTGAGCCCGACGCGCTGACGATGGGCTTTGCCGAGCAGTTTCGGCCCCTCGGCATCACGCCGCGCGACACGCTGGAAAGCGCCATGCAAAAGGCGCAGTCCATGAGCTTCGGCGGCACCGACTGCGCCCAGCCGATACTGTGGGCGGCTCAGGAACGGCTGGACGTGGACACCTTCGTCGTCTACACCGACAACGAAACGTGGGCTGGTCAGGTTCACCCGACGGTAGCCCTCGACCAGTACGCGCAGAAGATGGGCCGGGCACCCAAGCTGATCGTCGTCGGCCTGACCGCCACCGAATTCAGCATCGCGGACCCGCAGCGCCGGGACATGCTCGACGTGGTGGGCTTCGACGCGGCGGCGCCGAACGTGATGACGGCTTTTGCGCGGGGCGAGGTTTGA